In a single window of the Caloenas nicobarica isolate bCalNic1 chromosome 8, bCalNic1.hap1, whole genome shotgun sequence genome:
- the AMOTL2 gene encoding angiomotin-like protein 2 yields the protein MRTAEDSNGTVLHRLIQEQLRYGNLTENRTLLAIQQQALRGGGAGGTGGAGSPRSSLESLSAEESQMVQQSTRQEPQGQEHHSDHVYLENNVYRLCQPQHKGEELPTYEEAKAHSQYYASQRGGQQPGGASPGIRGDNVGRGAESGARRPDEGLKELKHGHVRSLSERLMRMSLERNGAKAQSPISASHSYPQLSRHHQLAALRGQHPEGPEARGPPPEYPYVIPSQDAYLAEPRPCSREGSGFQHPEIRVLHAPVPAAFLGAAGVDALVGAPVGPGGRLARVDVVLRENERLQRESERLRRELQSCAEKASRIQKLESEIQRISEDYENLVKASSKREALEKAMRSKRDGEMRRLQDFNRDLKERLESANKQLASRTQESQESNQGSVAKLLAQSYEHQQEKERLEREVSVLRSAHEEQRRRAELLEQALGSAQARAAKAEAELQKKRAYVEKVERLQAALGQLQAACEKREQLELRLRTRLEQELKMLRAQQRQAGAAGGGTPELSPHTLSEQLREKEEKILALEADMTKWEQKYLEECTMRQFAMDAAATAAAQRDTTLISHSPRHSPNSSFNEDLLLASHKHQEMENRLKALHAQILEKDAVIKVLQQRSRRDPSKALQGSLRPAKSVPSIFAASAAPSWPGAGQSDRLAESSTRGSTGKATAEGAAAPGALVHGSRDGSRDGSTQTDGAAESSGQGEGTERPPALLESSAASRAPDLSDTVEILI from the exons ATGAGGACGGCGGAGGACTCGAACGGGACGGTCCTGCACCGCCTGATCCAGGAGCAGCTGCGCTATGGGAACCTCACGGAGAACCGCACGCTGCTGGCCATCCAGCAGCAGGCCCTGCGCGGCGGCGGTGCCGGCGGTACCGGCGGTGCCGGCAGCCCCCGCTCCTCCCTGGAGAGCCTCAGCGCCGAGGAGAGCCAAATGGTGCAGCAATCCACGCGGcaggagccgcagggccagGAGCATCACTCCGACCACGTCTACTTGGAGAACAACGTCTAtcggctctgccagccccagcacaagGGCGAGGAGCTCCCCACCTACGAGGAGGCTAAGGCGCATTCCCAGTACTACGCCTCGCAGCGGGGCGGGCAGCAGCCCGGAGGGGCCAGCCCGGGAATTCGGGGTGACAACGTGGGGCGCGGGGCCGAGAgcggcgcccgccgccccgacgaggggctgaaggagctgaagCACGGGCACGTGCGGTCGCTGAGCGAGCGGCTCATGCGGATGTCGCTGGAGAGGAACGGGGCCAAGGCGCAGAGCCCCATCAGCGCCTCCCACAGCTACCCCCAGCTGTCCCGCCACCACCAGCTCGCTGCCCTCCGAGGGCAGCACCCCGAGGGGCCGGAGGcgcggggaccccccccggaGTATCCCTACGTCATCCCATCGCAGGACGCTTACCTGGCCGAACCCCGACCCTGCTCCCGGGAAGGTTCTGGATTCCAGCATCCCGAAATCAG GGTGCTGCATGCCCCCGTCCCCGCCGCTTTCCTGGGCGCCGCCGGCGTGGACGCCCTGGTGGGTGCCCCGGTGGGGCCGGGCGGCCGGCTGGCGCGGGTGGACGTGGTGCTGCGCGAGAACGAGCGGCTGCAGCGCGAGAGCGAGCGGCTGCGgcgggagctgcagagctgcgCCGAGAAGGCGAGCCGCATCCAGAAG CTGGAGAGCGAGATCCAGCGCATCTCGGAGGATTATGAAAACCTCGTCAAGGCCTCGTCCAAACGGGAAGCCTTGGAGAAAGCCATGAGGAGCAAGAGAGACGGCGAGATGCGGCGGCTCCAGGACTTCAACCGCGACCTGAAAG AGCGGTTGGAATCGGCGAACAAGCAGCTGGCCAGCAGGACCCAGGAAAGCCAGGAGAGCAACCAGGGCAGCGTGGCCAAGCTCCTGGCGCAGA GCTACGAGCACcagcaggagaaggagaggcTGGAGCGGGAGGTGTCGGTGCTGCGCAGCGCCCACGAGGAGCAGCGCcggcgggcagagctgctggagcaggcgCTGGGCAGCGCCCAGGCGCGCGCGGCCAAGGCCGAGGCCGAGCTGCAGAAGAAACGAGCCTACGTGGAGAAGGTGGAGCGGCTGCAGGCggccctgggccagctccaGGCCGCCTGCGAGAAgcgggagcagctggagctgcggCTGCGCACgcggctggagcaggagctgaagaTGCTGCGGGCTCAGCAG aggcaggCGGGCGCCGCAGGCGGGGGGACGCCGGAGCTGAGCCCCCACACGCTGTCGGAGCAGCTgcgggagaaggaggagaagatcCTGGCGCTGGAGGCGGACATGACCAAGTGGGAGCAGAAGTACCTGGAGGAGTGCACCATGCGGCAGTTCGCCATGGACGCGGCGGCCACGGCGGCCGCCCAGCGCGACACCACCCTCATCAGCCATTCCCCCCGGCACTCCCCCAACAGCAGCTTCAACGAGGACCTGCTCCTGGCCAGCCACAagcaccaggagatggagaacaG GTTAAAAGCCCTTCACGCCCAAATCCTGGAGAAGGATGCCGTCATCAAGGTCCTGCAGCAGCGCTCGCGGAGGGACCCCAGCAAAGCCCTCCAGGGCTCCCTGCGACCCGCCAAGTCCGTCCCCTCCATCTTCGCCGCCTCCGCCGCGCCGAGCTGGCCGGGGGCCGGCCAGAGCGACCGGCTGGCCGAGAGCAGCACCCGGGGCAGCACAG GCAAAGCCACCGCTGAAGGGGCAGCAGCGCCCGGCGCCCTTGTGCACGGCAGCAGGGACGGCAGCAGGGACGGCAGCACGCAGACGGACGGCGCGGCCGAGAGCAGCGGCCAGGGCGAGGGCACCGAGCGCCCACCCGCTTTGCTGG agagcTCGGCCGCTTCCAGAGCCCCGGACCTGTCCGACACGGTGGAGATCCTGATTTAA